Proteins encoded by one window of Kribbella italica:
- a CDS encoding TetR/AcrR family transcriptional regulator, with product MNPTGATEPTAVERAHVRNRRGQGGRLREDIIDAAVALLDETGDERSITLRSVARKVGIAAPSIYPHFSDQPRIMLAVVQREFAGLEAYLRKAVEEAGDEPRDRLLAICRGYLEFARKYPQRYRTMFGGLWMPPLGEGHSLSEEDTLTLGQGAIQLLVDALAECVAAGQSEITDPPLDAVVLWMSLHGLAHQRAVSRGFPWPEHSIADAMVTRIARLTEA from the coding sequence ATGAACCCAACCGGCGCGACCGAGCCCACTGCGGTCGAGCGAGCGCACGTTCGCAATCGTCGAGGCCAGGGCGGCCGCCTGCGGGAGGACATCATCGACGCGGCCGTGGCGCTTCTCGACGAGACCGGAGACGAGCGGTCGATCACCTTGCGGTCGGTCGCTCGCAAGGTGGGCATCGCCGCTCCGTCGATCTATCCGCACTTCTCCGACCAGCCGAGGATCATGCTCGCGGTGGTGCAGCGGGAGTTCGCCGGCTTGGAGGCCTATCTGCGGAAGGCTGTCGAAGAAGCCGGTGACGAGCCACGGGATCGCTTGCTCGCCATCTGCCGGGGCTATCTCGAGTTCGCGCGAAAGTATCCTCAGCGGTATCGCACCATGTTCGGCGGTCTGTGGATGCCGCCTCTGGGTGAGGGCCACTCGTTGTCCGAAGAGGACACGTTGACCCTTGGCCAAGGCGCTATCCAGCTCCTCGTCGACGCCTTGGCCGAGTGTGTCGCTGCCGGGCAGTCCGAGATCACGGACCCGCCTCTGGATGCCGTGGTGTTGTGGATGAGCCTGCATGGTCTCGCGCACCAGCGGGCCGTCAGTCGCGGCTTCCCCTGGCCCGAGCACAGCATCGCTGACGCGATGGTGACCCGGATCGCGCGCCTGACAGAAGCCTGA
- a CDS encoding SRPBCC family protein: MSARGKLLKCVGVAALGAVVSVAVQPAAMAGGSRPAPRNLQACGGVTVDRKAPVISTASVVVKAPLTKIWRLHTDVDQWSQWIPEITPAKKKTPGPLRAGSVFEWSPQNMKVESKVVKVKTLRCTAWGAPVNGITGVHLFTFKPVRGGVLVTTEESWAGPPVDADVAGAQASLDAGLKDWVLRLKTTAEKGSVCS, translated from the coding sequence ATGAGCGCACGAGGCAAGCTGTTGAAGTGTGTTGGGGTTGCCGCACTCGGTGCGGTGGTGTCGGTGGCTGTCCAGCCGGCGGCGATGGCTGGTGGGAGTCGTCCGGCTCCCCGGAACCTGCAGGCCTGCGGTGGGGTGACGGTCGACAGGAAAGCCCCGGTGATCAGTACGGCGAGCGTTGTGGTCAAGGCGCCGCTGACGAAGATCTGGAGGCTGCACACCGACGTCGACCAGTGGTCGCAGTGGATTCCCGAGATCACTCCGGCCAAGAAGAAGACGCCGGGTCCGCTGCGGGCGGGATCGGTGTTCGAGTGGTCGCCGCAGAACATGAAGGTCGAGTCGAAGGTCGTGAAGGTGAAGACCCTGCGGTGTACCGCGTGGGGCGCTCCGGTGAACGGCATCACCGGCGTTCACCTGTTCACCTTCAAGCCGGTGCGCGGCGGTGTACTCGTCACTACTGAGGAGTCCTGGGCCGGCCCTCCGGTCGACGCTGACGTGGCCGGTGCCCAGGCCAGTCTCGACGCCGGTCTGAAGGACTGGGTGCTTCGCCTGAAGACCACTGCCGAGAAGGGATCCGTCTGCTCCTGA
- a CDS encoding serine hydrolase, whose translation MTESLLRAVRQELTDGGLEAGLLVRDLQTGDELGLDPDVPLPSASLVKVPLALATLERIHRGDLDGARTIEVPPGQIAVPGPTGLSRFRHPSWIAIDDLIYLSTCLSDGTAADALFDLTPPSYVTDLLRSWGLDGISVRHPMSDLTDTPADRLDETHLAHTLAIDAASNIPQLDPTRASSGSARAYTDLLQALWTPSAIPAPIAASVRSLMAHNLHRQRLTPDFSSDATTWSSKTGTLLNLRHEIGVAEHADGTSYAVTVLTRSTVPAATQPAAESLMSTAARTLHDHLRQL comes from the coding sequence ATGACCGAAAGCCTGCTTCGCGCCGTACGCCAAGAACTCACCGACGGTGGTCTCGAGGCCGGCCTCCTCGTCCGCGATCTGCAGACCGGCGACGAGCTCGGCCTCGACCCCGACGTACCACTCCCGTCGGCCTCCCTCGTCAAGGTCCCGCTGGCGCTGGCCACCCTCGAACGCATCCACCGCGGCGACCTCGACGGCGCCCGGACGATCGAAGTCCCACCCGGCCAGATCGCCGTCCCCGGCCCGACCGGGCTGAGCCGGTTCCGCCACCCGTCCTGGATCGCGATCGACGACCTGATCTACCTCAGCACCTGCCTCAGCGACGGTACGGCGGCCGACGCGCTCTTCGACCTCACGCCACCGTCGTACGTCACCGATCTCCTCCGCAGCTGGGGCCTCGACGGCATCTCGGTCCGCCACCCGATGAGCGACCTCACCGACACCCCCGCCGACCGCCTCGACGAGACCCACCTCGCCCACACCCTCGCAATAGATGCCGCCAGCAACATTCCACAGCTCGACCCCACCCGCGCCAGCTCCGGCAGCGCCCGCGCGTACACCGACCTGCTGCAAGCCCTCTGGACCCCGTCCGCCATCCCGGCCCCGATCGCAGCGTCTGTCAGGAGTCTGATGGCCCACAACCTCCACCGCCAGCGCCTGACCCCCGACTTCTCCTCCGACGCCACCACCTGGTCCTCCAAGACCGGCACCCTCCTCAACCTCCGCCACGAGATCGGCGTCGCCGAACACGCCGACGGCACGTCGTACGCCGTCACCGTCCTCACCCGCTCCACCGTCCCCGCCGCCACCCAACCCGCCGCCGAGTCCCTGATGTCCACCGCCGCCCGCACCCTCCACGACCACCTCCGCCAACTCTGA
- a CDS encoding LysR family transcriptional regulator, producing MLVRHTMMQVDLVGACRAFVSVSERGSFTVGAAALRMSQSVASRRVAALEERYGERLFERTARRAVLTPFGRELLPAARQLVRTADVLDHEAEVAKRRPWRLAVPGVCSTASLAQLIAEARLHDVVLEVQVASASERTDLLHSQQVRAALLATPPDESQWSVPLGLAGDLEVTRVFIATLRPPRTTTARSRTSSPPARRIWIQPEDDVPHIRDPLTRLRDAAGLRPTQVAIAPDLTTAVAETLCSRDLLLCSPDQAAGLGLTWRPIGDLTLTRGFALTAAPAVDVDFFHTQLSDAVARCLGVQP from the coding sequence ATGCTGGTTCGGCATACCATGATGCAGGTGGATCTGGTCGGAGCATGTCGCGCCTTCGTCAGCGTGAGCGAACGGGGGAGCTTCACCGTGGGCGCCGCCGCGCTGCGGATGTCCCAGTCGGTCGCGTCCCGCCGCGTCGCCGCCCTCGAGGAGCGGTACGGCGAACGCCTCTTCGAACGCACGGCCCGCCGAGCCGTCCTCACCCCGTTCGGTCGCGAGCTGCTGCCCGCGGCCCGCCAGCTCGTCCGCACCGCCGACGTACTCGACCATGAAGCCGAGGTCGCCAAGCGGCGCCCGTGGCGCCTCGCCGTACCGGGTGTCTGCTCCACCGCCTCGCTGGCCCAGCTGATCGCCGAGGCGCGGCTTCACGACGTCGTACTGGAAGTCCAGGTCGCGTCCGCCTCCGAACGAACCGACCTCCTGCACTCGCAACAGGTCCGAGCCGCCCTGCTGGCCACCCCGCCCGACGAGTCCCAGTGGTCGGTTCCCTTGGGTCTGGCCGGCGACCTCGAGGTCACCCGCGTCTTTATTGCCACCCTGCGCCCACCCCGTACGACGACCGCCCGGTCGCGGACGTCCTCCCCGCCCGCGCGGCGGATCTGGATCCAGCCCGAGGACGACGTACCGCACATCCGTGACCCGCTCACGCGGCTCCGCGACGCCGCCGGCCTGCGCCCCACGCAGGTCGCGATCGCCCCCGACCTGACCACCGCCGTCGCCGAGACCCTCTGCTCCCGCGACCTCCTGCTCTGCTCACCCGACCAGGCCGCAGGCCTCGGCCTGACCTGGCGCCCGATCGGCGACCTCACCCTGACCCGCGGATTCGCCCTCACCGCAGCCCCCGCGGTCGACGTCGACTTCTTCCACACGCAGCTGTCCGACGCCGTCGCCCGATGCCTCGGAGTACAACCATGA
- the bla gene encoding class A beta-lactamase: MQQRTRRIVTTVIALTVAPVAGCGADTSDSSSPAAPVSSTTSTATAAATPYTSQFKQLEKQFDARLGVYAVDTGNGQEIAYNADARFAYASTFKALACGAVLRQKKLPGMTKLIKYSTADLVPNSPVTEKHVATGMTLSALCDATVRYSDNAAANLLFTELGGPKALDAILQGLGDTVTQMENIEPTLSNWDPKSTSDTSTPRAFAKNLRAYVLGNVLDAPERTQLTTWLKTNTTGDTMIRAGFPKGWVIGDKTGSASTYGGRNDIAVVWPPGRAPIVVAVFSNRRTAEAEKDDRLVAGAAKVVASTF; the protein is encoded by the coding sequence ATTCAGCAGAGGACTCGCAGGATCGTCACGACGGTGATCGCGTTGACGGTGGCGCCTGTCGCAGGGTGTGGCGCCGACACCTCGGACAGCTCCTCCCCCGCAGCACCTGTCAGCAGTACTACTAGTACGGCGACAGCAGCGGCCACGCCGTACACAAGTCAGTTCAAGCAGCTGGAGAAGCAGTTCGACGCGCGCCTGGGCGTGTACGCCGTTGATACCGGCAACGGTCAGGAGATCGCCTACAACGCCGACGCCCGCTTCGCCTACGCCTCGACCTTCAAGGCCCTTGCCTGCGGCGCCGTTCTCCGGCAGAAGAAGCTCCCCGGCATGACCAAGCTGATCAAGTACTCCACAGCGGATCTGGTCCCCAACTCCCCCGTCACCGAGAAGCACGTCGCGACCGGCATGACGCTGTCGGCGCTCTGCGACGCGACCGTCCGCTACAGCGACAACGCCGCCGCCAATCTCCTCTTCACCGAGCTCGGCGGCCCCAAGGCACTCGACGCCATCCTGCAGGGCCTCGGCGACACCGTGACCCAGATGGAGAACATCGAACCGACGCTGAGCAACTGGGACCCGAAGAGCACCAGCGACACCAGTACGCCGCGCGCCTTCGCCAAGAATCTGCGCGCGTACGTGCTCGGCAACGTGCTGGACGCACCGGAGCGCACCCAGCTGACCACCTGGCTGAAGACGAACACCACCGGCGACACGATGATCCGGGCCGGCTTCCCGAAGGGGTGGGTGATCGGCGACAAGACCGGCTCGGCCTCGACGTACGGCGGCCGCAACGACATCGCCGTCGTCTGGCCGCCGGGACGGGCGCCGATCGTGGTCGCGGTGTTCTCCAACCGGCGCACGGCCGAGGCGGAGAAGGACGACCGGCTGGTGGCCGGCGCCGCGAAGGTTGTCGCGTCCACCTTTTAG
- a CDS encoding antitoxin, with protein sequence MGVFDNLKDKATGAVDDHGDKVSDGLDKAGDFADEKTGGEHGDKIDKGTDFAKDKLDGLDGQDDDIQ encoded by the coding sequence ATGGGCGTTTTCGACAACCTCAAGGACAAGGCCACCGGCGCGGTCGACGACCACGGCGACAAGGTCAGCGACGGGCTCGACAAGGCCGGTGACTTCGCCGACGAGAAGACCGGCGGCGAGCACGGCGACAAGATCGACAAGGGCACGGACTTCGCCAAGGACAAGCTCGACGGGCTGGACGGTCAGGACGACGACATCCAGTAG
- a CDS encoding NIPSNAP family protein, whose translation MITCVVEYVIDPAKIAQFEEFAQRWIELVNRHGGTHHGYFLPSEGSSDKALALFSFPSLAAYEEYRQLFGVDPDFVAADRIRDESGCVLRYDRSFMRPLLP comes from the coding sequence ATGATCACCTGTGTTGTCGAGTACGTCATCGACCCGGCGAAGATCGCACAGTTCGAGGAGTTCGCGCAGCGCTGGATCGAGCTGGTCAACCGGCACGGCGGGACCCACCACGGCTACTTCCTGCCCTCGGAGGGTTCGTCGGACAAGGCCCTGGCGCTGTTCAGCTTCCCGAGCCTGGCGGCGTACGAGGAGTACCGGCAGCTCTTCGGCGTCGACCCCGACTTCGTCGCCGCCGACCGGATCCGCGACGAGTCGGGCTGCGTCCTGCGCTACGACCGGTCGTTCATGCGGCCGTTGCTGCCGTAG
- a CDS encoding TraR/DksA family transcriptional regulator, protein MPPADDELRALLTAERARTADRVSALSGDLEAIVEASRLVSTDDEHDPEGSTIAFERSQTGTFLKDARQRLEELDGALGRLERGGYGVCSDCGRPIAVERLLARPTATACIECAI, encoded by the coding sequence ATGCCACCGGCCGACGACGAGTTGCGCGCGCTGCTCACCGCGGAGCGTGCCCGGACGGCGGATCGGGTGAGCGCGCTCTCCGGTGATCTCGAGGCGATCGTCGAGGCGTCGCGGCTGGTGTCGACCGACGACGAGCACGATCCGGAGGGGTCGACGATCGCGTTCGAGCGGTCGCAGACGGGGACGTTCCTGAAGGACGCGCGTCAGCGGTTGGAGGAGTTGGACGGTGCGTTGGGGCGGTTGGAGAGGGGTGGGTACGGCGTGTGCTCGGACTGCGGACGGCCGATCGCCGTCGAGCGGCTGTTGGCCCGGCCGACGGCGACTGCTTGTATCGAGTGCGCGATCTGA
- a CDS encoding phytanoyl-CoA dioxygenase family protein encodes MLEPVVAKGQLTETDRFIFESWGYFVIPNVLSKEEAAEAYDVSQRLHESRDREFGQIGRTYESEPALERLIDHPDVLPKVQGLLGDRFVLQAGWNTMQPAHAGNGGWHQDGSSAFDFKDLGYPVPLIQLRVSYLLTDQTVPGMGNMELIPGSHRSRVPLPDSIRQSKGDIGIGHVICAEAGSALVFHNGVWHRTFRHDGDYDRFTTHYVYSPPWVRAADRFGNDPEFLERTTPLRRALMGEFARPDAPFGANYEPLPI; translated from the coding sequence ATGCTCGAGCCCGTCGTCGCCAAGGGTCAGCTGACCGAGACCGACCGCTTCATCTTCGAGTCGTGGGGCTACTTCGTCATTCCGAACGTCCTGAGCAAGGAGGAGGCGGCCGAGGCCTACGACGTTTCGCAACGGCTGCACGAGAGCCGCGACCGCGAGTTCGGCCAGATCGGGCGGACCTACGAGAGCGAGCCGGCGCTCGAGCGGCTGATCGACCATCCTGACGTGCTTCCGAAGGTGCAGGGACTGCTCGGCGATCGATTCGTGCTGCAGGCCGGCTGGAACACCATGCAACCCGCGCACGCGGGCAACGGCGGCTGGCACCAGGACGGATCGTCCGCCTTCGACTTCAAGGACCTGGGCTACCCGGTGCCGCTGATCCAGCTCCGGGTGTCGTACCTGCTCACCGACCAGACCGTGCCCGGTATGGGCAACATGGAACTGATCCCCGGCAGCCACCGTTCACGGGTCCCGCTGCCCGACTCGATCCGTCAGAGCAAGGGCGACATCGGGATCGGTCATGTCATCTGTGCCGAGGCCGGGTCCGCGCTGGTGTTCCACAACGGCGTCTGGCACCGGACCTTCCGCCACGACGGCGATTACGACCGCTTCACCACTCATTACGTCTACAGCCCGCCGTGGGTCCGCGCGGCGGACCGCTTCGGCAACGACCCCGAGTTCCTCGAGCGCACGACACCCCTGCGCCGCGCCCTGATGGGAGAGTTCGCCCGCCCGGACGCACCGTTCGGCGCCAACTACGAGCCACTCCCGATCTGA
- a CDS encoding S8 family serine peptidase yields the protein MTAHLSVRHGAFGAIACVGLALLGPPTAGAATVPENLSPSIRSAGAPGAIPGQYIVVLKDGARSTASTLATRYGGQVKLTYTTALRGFSARLSEAEALRLAADPEVKYVEQDGIAKAVDTQRNPTWGLDRIDQANLPLNQAYTYTTKATNVTAYIVDTGIYKTHSDFGGRATDGYDFIDNDAVAQDCNGHGTHVAGTVGSTTYGVAKGVALVGVRVLNCQGQGEWSQVIGGIDWVAKNAKKPAVANMSLGGEANSSVDDAVKRAVATGVSFSVAAGNDNGANACNTTPARTPEAITVGSTDNQDNRSGFSNLGSCLDLFAPGSGVTSTWNNGGTNSISGTSMATPHVAGAAALYLAGNPTATPSAVASALTTNATPNVVKNPGSGSPNKLLNTTFIGGGDPEPPTCAGGASTEDAAIPDAGAAVSTATTITGCDGNGTSATSVKVDINHTYTGDLQVDLVAPSGAVLNLRRPGGVGSADGLHQTFTVNTSGEKRNGTWKLQVKDVYRFDTGTLDGWSINFQPTAVSYEGDVVPARHDGPGASFYNGQNATVSEFPAIIAGLRAGGTRPQGQTCTGSVVAPRKILIAAHCADAAGEKSFLYGLDDLNAGGGTRVAVVDYKKHPRYVNFDQGYDVAVVTTAQDIPVAGGQYAQVATSADAGLERPGGSGLGFGYGKKDFDDTSRDVTLDKATLPVVDGSQVCNGVGAGFKPATMVCAGYADGRTTILPGDSGGPLIVQGKVIGVASWSRSDFRWYSVYGRLTNEMGDWVKQQIGDAPPQADFRVGVQPAAVKVAAGKYISTTVTSTAGQSGAENVSLTASGVPSGAKATFQPESISTGAAAKLTLEAGTAPAGNHTVTITGTNAAGKTSTATLTLTVEGDQPPTGDVQVTATPSSGSVARGQLAQTTVKASGGTGNLTLTATGAPAGTQVFFNPATIGQNGSSNVWFFTNFQTPAGTYPITVTARSADGKTGTTRYTLTVTR from the coding sequence ATGACCGCCCATCTGTCTGTGCGTCACGGGGCCTTCGGCGCGATCGCGTGCGTCGGCCTGGCGTTGCTCGGCCCGCCCACCGCCGGCGCGGCCACCGTGCCCGAAAACCTGAGTCCTTCGATCCGCAGCGCCGGAGCCCCCGGCGCGATCCCCGGCCAGTACATCGTCGTCCTGAAGGACGGCGCCCGCAGTACCGCGTCGACCTTGGCCACCCGGTACGGCGGCCAGGTGAAGCTCACCTACACCACCGCCCTGCGCGGCTTCTCCGCGCGGCTGTCCGAGGCCGAGGCGCTCCGCCTGGCCGCGGACCCCGAGGTCAAGTACGTCGAGCAGGACGGCATCGCCAAGGCCGTCGACACCCAGCGCAACCCGACCTGGGGCCTGGACCGGATCGACCAGGCCAACCTGCCGCTCAACCAGGCCTACACGTACACGACGAAGGCCACGAACGTCACGGCGTACATCGTCGACACCGGGATCTACAAGACGCACTCCGACTTCGGCGGCCGCGCCACGGACGGCTACGACTTCATCGACAACGACGCCGTCGCCCAGGACTGCAACGGCCACGGCACCCACGTGGCCGGGACGGTCGGCAGTACGACGTACGGCGTGGCGAAGGGCGTCGCGCTGGTCGGCGTCCGGGTGCTCAACTGCCAGGGCCAGGGCGAGTGGTCGCAGGTGATCGGCGGCATCGACTGGGTGGCGAAGAACGCCAAGAAGCCCGCGGTCGCGAACATGAGCCTCGGCGGCGAGGCGAACTCGTCGGTCGACGACGCGGTCAAGCGCGCCGTCGCCACCGGGGTCAGCTTCTCGGTTGCTGCGGGCAACGACAACGGCGCCAACGCCTGCAACACAACCCCGGCCCGGACGCCGGAGGCGATCACCGTCGGCTCGACCGACAACCAGGACAACCGGTCGGGCTTCTCCAACCTGGGCTCGTGCCTGGACCTGTTCGCGCCCGGCTCGGGCGTCACCTCGACCTGGAACAACGGCGGGACCAACTCGATCAGCGGTACGTCGATGGCCACCCCGCACGTCGCCGGCGCGGCCGCGCTCTACCTGGCGGGCAATCCGACCGCCACCCCCTCCGCGGTCGCCTCGGCGCTGACCACCAACGCGACCCCGAACGTGGTCAAGAACCCGGGCAGCGGCTCGCCCAACAAGCTGCTGAACACGACCTTCATCGGCGGCGGCGACCCCGAGCCGCCGACCTGCGCAGGCGGCGCGAGCACGGAGGACGCCGCGATCCCGGACGCCGGCGCGGCCGTCTCGACCGCGACCACGATCACCGGTTGCGACGGCAACGGCACCAGCGCGACCAGCGTCAAGGTCGACATCAACCACACCTACACCGGTGACCTGCAGGTCGACCTGGTCGCGCCGTCGGGCGCCGTACTGAACCTGCGTCGTCCCGGCGGCGTCGGATCGGCCGACGGGCTGCACCAGACCTTCACCGTCAACACGTCGGGGGAGAAGCGCAACGGCACGTGGAAGCTGCAGGTCAAGGACGTCTACCGCTTCGACACCGGCACGCTCGACGGCTGGTCAATCAACTTCCAGCCGACCGCGGTCAGCTACGAAGGCGACGTCGTACCGGCTCGGCACGACGGTCCGGGGGCGTCGTTCTACAACGGGCAGAACGCGACGGTGAGCGAGTTCCCCGCGATCATCGCCGGACTGCGGGCCGGTGGGACCCGGCCGCAGGGCCAGACCTGCACCGGCTCGGTCGTTGCCCCGCGCAAGATCCTGATCGCCGCGCACTGCGCCGACGCGGCGGGGGAGAAGAGCTTCCTGTACGGGCTCGACGACCTGAACGCCGGCGGCGGCACGCGGGTCGCGGTGGTCGACTACAAGAAGCACCCGCGGTACGTGAACTTCGACCAGGGGTACGACGTCGCGGTGGTCACCACGGCTCAGGACATCCCGGTGGCCGGTGGCCAGTACGCGCAGGTCGCGACCTCGGCCGACGCCGGACTGGAGCGGCCGGGCGGCAGCGGGCTCGGCTTCGGGTACGGCAAGAAGGACTTCGACGACACCAGCCGCGACGTCACGCTCGACAAGGCGACGCTGCCGGTCGTCGACGGATCGCAGGTCTGCAACGGCGTCGGCGCCGGGTTCAAGCCCGCGACGATGGTCTGTGCCGGGTACGCCGACGGCCGCACCACGATCCTTCCCGGCGACAGCGGCGGCCCGTTGATCGTCCAGGGCAAGGTCATCGGGGTCGCGTCCTGGAGCCGGTCGGACTTCCGCTGGTACAGCGTCTACGGGCGGCTGACCAACGAGATGGGCGACTGGGTCAAGCAGCAGATCGGCGACGCGCCGCCGCAGGCCGACTTCCGGGTCGGTGTCCAGCCGGCCGCGGTGAAGGTTGCTGCTGGCAAGTACATCTCGACCACGGTGACCAGTACGGCGGGGCAGAGCGGCGCCGAGAACGTCAGCCTGACCGCGTCCGGTGTCCCGTCGGGGGCGAAGGCAACCTTCCAGCCCGAGTCGATCAGCACCGGCGCGGCGGCCAAGCTCACGCTGGAAGCCGGTACGGCGCCCGCAGGGAATCACACGGTCACGATCACCGGGACCAACGCCGCCGGCAAGACGTCGACGGCGACGCTCACCCTCACCGTCGAGGGTGATCAGCCGCCGACCGGCGACGTACAGGTCACTGCCACGCCGTCGAGTGGTTCGGTCGCTCGGGGCCAGCTGGCCCAGACGACGGTGAAGGCCTCCGGTGGCACCGGCAACCTGACGCTGACCGCCACCGGCGCTCCGGCCGGCACGCAGGTGTTCTTCAACCCGGCGACGATCGGGCAGAACGGGTCCAGCAACGTCTGGTTCTTCACCAACTTCCAGACGCCCGCGGGCACCTACCCGATCACGGTCACCGCGCGGTCGGCGGACGGGAAGACCGGTACGACGAGGTACACGCTGACGGTCACCCGCTGA